The genomic stretch CCCCACGGTACGCCCTCGGCTCGCTGCCGTCATTCGTTTCGGTGAACGACTCGCGTTCTAGTGGAACGTTCTGCCCTGATATGTGCGCCCGCACGGTCTCGGCGATGGCGGCGGCCAGCGGGGCGTAGTGGCCGGCGTCGAGGAAATCGGCCCGGGCGGCCACCATTGCCGCGTTGTCCGCGGTGCCCGGCGGTCTGGAGCCGACGAGGAGGCTGACGTATCCCTGCTTGGCCACGTCGAACGCGTGCCCGTTCGCACATCGCACCGCCTGCTCCTCCAGCCGCACGCCGGCGCGGCATACGGGGCAGATGAGATATTCGACGATGTCAGCCAGCATGTGCCCCATTCTGGTCCACCGCCCCGGCCCTGCAGACCTGCACCAACGCTCACCCCGAGCGCGCGACATCGCCACCGGGTTACCTATCGGGTTCAGCGCGTAGCGATTTCAAGTAGGGCATGCCTTCCAGTAACCACCTTGGCCTTCCGGACTGCGATCGGGTCGTTCATGGCTTCCCGGCTGGAGAGGGGTTTCCGTCAGGAATGGTTCGGATGAGCTCCGTGGGCGAACCGCACGGTGATGGACAGGCCGCCTTCCGGGCGTGCGCTGGTGGTGAGGGTGGCGTGGTGGGCTTGGGTGACGGCGTTGACGATGGCGAGGCCGAGGCCGTAGCCGTCGCGGTGGCCGTGACGATTGGGCGCCAGTTTCTGGAAGGGTTGGAAGAGCCGCTGGATCTGGTCGTCGGGGATGACGGGCCCGGTGTTGGCGACCGTAAGGGCCACCTCCGTGCCGGAGGTCTGAGTGGCGATCTTTACGTGCCCGTCCGGGTGGTTGTGGCGGATGGCGTTGTCGATGAGGTTGGCGACGAGGCTTTCGATCAGTCTCGGGTCCCCAGCCGTCACTGCGGGCGTGAGGTGTTCGGCGAGGTCAATGCCTGTCTCCGTGGCTTGATCGCGGCGGGAGGCGAGCACTCCTGCGACGATCTTGGTGAGGTCGAGGGTGTCCCAGCGGGTGACGCCGCGCTCGCTGGTGGCCAGAGCGAGCAGCGCTTGGACGAGTCGCTCCTGGTGTTCGCCCAGAGCGAGGGCTTCCCGGCAGACCGAGCGCAGGGCCTCGGCGTCGGCGTCGGGGTCGGCGAGGGCGACTTCGAGGAGGGTGCGCAGGCCGGCGAGCGGGGTGCGCAGCTCGTGGGAGGCGTTGGCGACGAAGTGGCGTTGGGCGTCGAAGGAGGCTTGAAGGCGGGCGAACAGGTCGTCGATGGTGTGGCCGAGTTCGCTCAGCTCGTCCGTGGGATCGCCGAGGTCGAGGCGCTGGTGGAGGTTTCCGGCGGAGATGATTTTGGCGGTGGCGGTGATGGCGCGCAGCGGGTGCAGGAACCGGCCGGCGACGAACCAGCCGAGACCCAGGGCGACGGGGATCAGGATGACCAGGGCGACGGCGGATCCGGTGAGGAGTTGGGGCAGGCTGATCCCGGGTCCGGTTTCGGTGATCGTGCTCGATGAGGGCCGGCCCTTGGGGATGGCCGCATGGAAGCTGGCGAGCGGGACGGCGATCATGACGAGCACGAACACCCCGGCGGCGTAGATGCCCGCGGCGTATGCGAGCGCGAGTCGCGTCTGCAG from Nonomuraea polychroma encodes the following:
- a CDS encoding sensor histidine kinase, which translates into the protein MTTQTLTRRSLQTRLALAYAAGIYAAGVFVLVMIAVPLASFHAAIPKGRPSSSTITETGPGISLPQLLTGSAVALVILIPVALGLGWFVAGRFLHPLRAITATAKIISAGNLHQRLDLGDPTDELSELGHTIDDLFARLQASFDAQRHFVANASHELRTPLAGLRTLLEVALADPDADAEALRSVCREALALGEHQERLVQALLALATSERGVTRWDTLDLTKIVAGVLASRRDQATETGIDLAEHLTPAVTAGDPRLIESLVANLIDNAIRHNHPDGHVKIATQTSGTEVALTVANTGPVIPDDQIQRLFQPFQKLAPNRHGHRDGYGLGLAIVNAVTQAHHATLTTSARPEGGLSITVRFAHGAHPNHS